Proteins from a single region of Pelodiscus sinensis isolate JC-2024 chromosome 29, ASM4963464v1, whole genome shotgun sequence:
- the PDK2 gene encoding pyruvate dehydrogenase kinase, isozyme 2 isoform X1: MRLLRALLGRAARAYIDRFSKFSPSPLSIQQFLDFGSSNACEKTSFAFLRQELPVRLANIMKEINLLPDRVISTPSVQLVQSWYVQSLLDIMEFLDKDPEDQATLGQFTDALITIRNRHNDVVPTMAQGVIEYKETYGDDPVSNQNIQYFLDRFYLSRISIRMLINQHSLLFDGSTNPAHPKHIGSIDPHCDVSEVVKDAYHMAKLLCDQYYMASPELEIQEVSAGSLKQPIHIVYVPSHLYHMLFELFKNAMRATVESHESSLRLPAIKVLVALGKEDLSIKMSDRGGGVPLRKIDRLFSYMYSTAPTPQPGSGGTPLAGFGYGLPISRLYAKYFQGDLQLFSMEGFGTDAVIYLKALSTESVERLPVYNKSAWRHYQTIQEADDWCVPSTEPKNTSTYRAP, from the exons GGTCCAGCAATGCCTGTGAGAAAACCTCCTTCGCCTTCCTCCGTCAGGAGCTGCCCGTCCGACTGGCCAACATCATGAAGGAGATCAACCTGCTGCCAGACCGGGTGATCAGCACGCCCTCGGTGCAGCTggtgcagagctg GTACGTGCAGAGCTTGCTGGACATTATGGAGTTCCTGGACAAAGACCCCGAGGACCAAGCCACGCTGGGACA gTTCACGGACGCCCTCATCACCATCCGTAACCGGCACAATGACGTGGTGCCCACCATGGCACAGGGGGTGATCGAGTACAAGGAGACCTACGGGGACGACCCCGTGTCCAACCAGAACATCCAGTACTTCCTGGACCGCTTCTACCTTAGCCGCATCTCCATCCGCATGCTGATCAACCAGCACT CCCTGCTCTTCGACGGCAGCACCAATCCGGCTCACCCCAAGCACATCGGCAGCATCGACCCCCACTGTGACGTGTCGGAGGTGGTGAAAG ACGCCTACCACATGGCCAAGCTGCTGTGCGACCAGTACTACATGGCCTCGCCCGAGCTGGAGATCCAGGAGGTCAGCG CCGGCAGTCTCAAGCAGCCGATCCACATTGTCTACGTCCCGTCTCACCTCTACCACATGCTCTTTGAGCTCTTCAAG AATGCCATGCGAGCCACTGTGGAGAGCCACGAGTCCAGCCTCCGGCTCCCCGCCATCAAAGTGCTGGTAGCCCTGGGTAAAGAGGATCTTTCTATCAAG ATGAGCGACCGAGGGGGCGGGGTTCCGCTGCGGAAGATCGACCGGCTCTTCAGCTACATGTACTCCACGGCGCCGaccccccagcccggctcgggTGGGACGCCCCTG GCTGGCTTTGGCTACGGCCTGCCCATTTCCAGACTCTATGCCAAGTACTTCCAGGGGGACCTGCAGCTCTTCTCCATGGAGGGCTTTGGGACAGACGCCGTCATCTACCTGAAG GCCCTGTCGACAGAGTCCGTGGAGCGGCTGCCGGTGTATAACAAGTCGGCCTGGCGCCACTACCAGACCATCCAGGAGGCCGACGACTGGTGCGTGCCCAGTACGGAGCCCAAGAACACGTCCACCTACCGGGCGCCCTAG
- the PDK2 gene encoding pyruvate dehydrogenase kinase, isozyme 2 isoform X2, with the protein MRLLRALLGRAARAYIDRFSKFSPSPLSIQQFLDFGSSNACEKTSFAFLRQELPVRLANIMKEINLLPDRVISTPSVQLVQSWFTDALITIRNRHNDVVPTMAQGVIEYKETYGDDPVSNQNIQYFLDRFYLSRISIRMLINQHSLLFDGSTNPAHPKHIGSIDPHCDVSEVVKDAYHMAKLLCDQYYMASPELEIQEVSAGSLKQPIHIVYVPSHLYHMLFELFKNAMRATVESHESSLRLPAIKVLVALGKEDLSIKMSDRGGGVPLRKIDRLFSYMYSTAPTPQPGSGGTPLAGFGYGLPISRLYAKYFQGDLQLFSMEGFGTDAVIYLKALSTESVERLPVYNKSAWRHYQTIQEADDWCVPSTEPKNTSTYRAP; encoded by the exons GGTCCAGCAATGCCTGTGAGAAAACCTCCTTCGCCTTCCTCCGTCAGGAGCTGCCCGTCCGACTGGCCAACATCATGAAGGAGATCAACCTGCTGCCAGACCGGGTGATCAGCACGCCCTCGGTGCAGCTggtgcagagctg gTTCACGGACGCCCTCATCACCATCCGTAACCGGCACAATGACGTGGTGCCCACCATGGCACAGGGGGTGATCGAGTACAAGGAGACCTACGGGGACGACCCCGTGTCCAACCAGAACATCCAGTACTTCCTGGACCGCTTCTACCTTAGCCGCATCTCCATCCGCATGCTGATCAACCAGCACT CCCTGCTCTTCGACGGCAGCACCAATCCGGCTCACCCCAAGCACATCGGCAGCATCGACCCCCACTGTGACGTGTCGGAGGTGGTGAAAG ACGCCTACCACATGGCCAAGCTGCTGTGCGACCAGTACTACATGGCCTCGCCCGAGCTGGAGATCCAGGAGGTCAGCG CCGGCAGTCTCAAGCAGCCGATCCACATTGTCTACGTCCCGTCTCACCTCTACCACATGCTCTTTGAGCTCTTCAAG AATGCCATGCGAGCCACTGTGGAGAGCCACGAGTCCAGCCTCCGGCTCCCCGCCATCAAAGTGCTGGTAGCCCTGGGTAAAGAGGATCTTTCTATCAAG ATGAGCGACCGAGGGGGCGGGGTTCCGCTGCGGAAGATCGACCGGCTCTTCAGCTACATGTACTCCACGGCGCCGaccccccagcccggctcgggTGGGACGCCCCTG GCTGGCTTTGGCTACGGCCTGCCCATTTCCAGACTCTATGCCAAGTACTTCCAGGGGGACCTGCAGCTCTTCTCCATGGAGGGCTTTGGGACAGACGCCGTCATCTACCTGAAG GCCCTGTCGACAGAGTCCGTGGAGCGGCTGCCGGTGTATAACAAGTCGGCCTGGCGCCACTACCAGACCATCCAGGAGGCCGACGACTGGTGCGTGCCCAGTACGGAGCCCAAGAACACGTCCACCTACCGGGCGCCCTAG
- the SAMD14 gene encoding sterile alpha motif domain-containing protein 14 isoform X5, which produces MSTSRRRDADEVFDFNDVIPETQRLDSSLQKGRAQLSAKGRRQRPSRSRLRDSVSSAEGDPSLEGQEADNVGSPRHRLRSPLHASLQASPLSSSSPFLRATEFSFDASVVRRTLEEDEQPSSPLTRYQPLTNASSQEALGCTPTSSPPKSCHSSDSSPIYTRRDRRAERHSEDDASPPEPASPTIGLDKKTRRKFLDLGVTLRRASSSKSRKEKGSSRLSMGSRELVEGASRSVSPFIPFSWFTDSGKGSASSGSTVSPTRSPRSEGFSPKKSASQDSTLSDDSTPPSTSPRTLGSGASETKCSYPYHTLSQSSDEFLDEPLSAATGWSSQQVGQWLGSLNLEQYVGEFAAREVDGQQLLHLDGAKLKALGVSSSQDRALLKRRLKELGAAVEKERKAQEKRERQKKKEQERRS; this is translated from the exons ATTTTAATGATGTGATTCCAGAGACCCAGAGGCTGGACAGCAGTTTGCAGAAGGGCCGTGCCCAGCTGTCGGCCAAGGGCAGGCGGCAGCGCCCCTCCCGGTCCCGCCTGAGGGACAGCGTCAGCTCTGCGGAAGGGGACCCCAGCCTGGAGGGGCAG GAGGCCGATAACGTGGGCAGCCCACGGCACCGCCTGAGATCCCCGCTGCACGCCTCCCTGCAGGCCTCGCccctctccagctcctcccccttcctccgcgCCACCGAGTTCTCCTTCGACGCCTCCGTTGTCCGGCGGACGCTGGAGGAGGACGAGCAGCCTTCGTCCCCGCTGACCCGCTACCAGCCCCTGACCAACGCGTCCTCCCAGGAGGCCTTGGGATGCACCCCCACCAGCTCGCCCCCCAAGTCCTGCCACAGCTCGGACAGCTCGCCCATCTACACCCGGAGGGACCGCCGGGCGGAGCGGCACAGCGAAG atgaCGCCAGCCCGCCagagcctgccagccccaccatcGGGCTGGACAAGAAGACCCGCAGGAAGTTCCTGGATTTGGG GGTGACCCTGAGACGAGCTTCCTCCAGCAAAAgcaggaaagagaaggggagcagCCGCCTGTCCATGGGTAGCAG GGAGCTGGTGGAGGGCGCCAGCCGCTCCGTGTCCCCGTTCATACCCTTCTCCTGGTTCACGGACAGCGGGAAGGGCTCGGCCTCGTCCGGCAGCACCGTCTCCCCAACCCGCTCTCCCCGGAGCGAGGGCTTCAGCCCCAAGAAATCTGCCTCCCAG GACTCCACCCTGAGCGACGACTCCACCCCGCCCAGCACCAGCCCCCGGACGCTGGGCAGCGGCGCCAGCGAGACGAAATGCTCCTACCCCTACCACACCCTGTCGCAGTCCTCCGACGAG TTCCTGGACGAGCCCCTCAGCGCCGCcacgggctggagcagccagcaagtgggccagtggctggggagccTGAACCTGGAGCAGTACGTGGGCGAGTTCGCGGCCCGCGAGGTGgacggccagcagctgctgcacctggATGGAGCCAAGCtgaag GCGCTCGGCGTGAGCAGCTCCCAGGACCGGGCCCTGCTGAAGCGGCGGCTGAAGGAGCTGGGCGCGGCCGTGGAGAAGGAGCGCAAGGCCCAGGAGAAGCGGGAACGGCAGAAGAAGAAGGAGCAGGAGCGAAGGAGTTAG
- the SAMD14 gene encoding sterile alpha motif domain-containing protein 14 isoform X2, translated as MPGVSSSRPAMSTSRRRDADEVFDFNDVIPETQRLDSSLQKGRAQLSAKGRRQRPSRSRLRDSVSSAEGDPSLEGQEADNVGSPRHRLRSPLHASLQASPLSSSSPFLRATEFSFDASVVRRTLEEDEQPSSPLTRYQPLTNASSQEALGCTPTSSPPKSCHSSDSSPIYTRRDRRAERHSEDDASPPEPASPTIGLDKKTRRKFLDLGVTLRRASSSKSRKEKGSSRLSMGSRELVEGASRSVSPFIPFSWFTDSGKGSASSGSTVSPTRSPRSEGFSPKKSASQDSTLSDDSTPPSTSPRTLGSGASETKCSYPYHTLSQSSDEFLDEPLSAATGWSSQQVGQWLGSLNLEQYVGEFAAREVDGQQLLHLDGAKLKALGVSSSQDRALLKRRLKELGAAVEKERKAQEKRERQKKKEQERRS; from the exons ATTTTAATGATGTGATTCCAGAGACCCAGAGGCTGGACAGCAGTTTGCAGAAGGGCCGTGCCCAGCTGTCGGCCAAGGGCAGGCGGCAGCGCCCCTCCCGGTCCCGCCTGAGGGACAGCGTCAGCTCTGCGGAAGGGGACCCCAGCCTGGAGGGGCAG GAGGCCGATAACGTGGGCAGCCCACGGCACCGCCTGAGATCCCCGCTGCACGCCTCCCTGCAGGCCTCGCccctctccagctcctcccccttcctccgcgCCACCGAGTTCTCCTTCGACGCCTCCGTTGTCCGGCGGACGCTGGAGGAGGACGAGCAGCCTTCGTCCCCGCTGACCCGCTACCAGCCCCTGACCAACGCGTCCTCCCAGGAGGCCTTGGGATGCACCCCCACCAGCTCGCCCCCCAAGTCCTGCCACAGCTCGGACAGCTCGCCCATCTACACCCGGAGGGACCGCCGGGCGGAGCGGCACAGCGAAG atgaCGCCAGCCCGCCagagcctgccagccccaccatcGGGCTGGACAAGAAGACCCGCAGGAAGTTCCTGGATTTGGG GGTGACCCTGAGACGAGCTTCCTCCAGCAAAAgcaggaaagagaaggggagcagCCGCCTGTCCATGGGTAGCAG GGAGCTGGTGGAGGGCGCCAGCCGCTCCGTGTCCCCGTTCATACCCTTCTCCTGGTTCACGGACAGCGGGAAGGGCTCGGCCTCGTCCGGCAGCACCGTCTCCCCAACCCGCTCTCCCCGGAGCGAGGGCTTCAGCCCCAAGAAATCTGCCTCCCAG GACTCCACCCTGAGCGACGACTCCACCCCGCCCAGCACCAGCCCCCGGACGCTGGGCAGCGGCGCCAGCGAGACGAAATGCTCCTACCCCTACCACACCCTGTCGCAGTCCTCCGACGAG TTCCTGGACGAGCCCCTCAGCGCCGCcacgggctggagcagccagcaagtgggccagtggctggggagccTGAACCTGGAGCAGTACGTGGGCGAGTTCGCGGCCCGCGAGGTGgacggccagcagctgctgcacctggATGGAGCCAAGCtgaag GCGCTCGGCGTGAGCAGCTCCCAGGACCGGGCCCTGCTGAAGCGGCGGCTGAAGGAGCTGGGCGCGGCCGTGGAGAAGGAGCGCAAGGCCCAGGAGAAGCGGGAACGGCAGAAGAAGAAGGAGCAGGAGCGAAGGAGTTAG
- the SAMD14 gene encoding sterile alpha motif domain-containing protein 14 isoform X6: MSTSRRRDADEVFETQRLDSSLQKGRAQLSAKGRRQRPSRSRLRDSVSSAEGDPSLEGQEADNVGSPRHRLRSPLHASLQASPLSSSSPFLRATEFSFDASVVRRTLEEDEQPSSPLTRYQPLTNASSQEALGCTPTSSPPKSCHSSDSSPIYTRRDRRAERHSEDDASPPEPASPTIGLDKKTRRKFLDLGVTLRRASSSKSRKEKGSSRLSMGSRELVEGASRSVSPFIPFSWFTDSGKGSASSGSTVSPTRSPRSEGFSPKKSASQDSTLSDDSTPPSTSPRTLGSGASETKCSYPYHTLSQSSDEFLDEPLSAATGWSSQQVGQWLGSLNLEQYVGEFAAREVDGQQLLHLDGAKLKALGVSSSQDRALLKRRLKELGAAVEKERKAQEKRERQKKKEQERRS; the protein is encoded by the exons AGACCCAGAGGCTGGACAGCAGTTTGCAGAAGGGCCGTGCCCAGCTGTCGGCCAAGGGCAGGCGGCAGCGCCCCTCCCGGTCCCGCCTGAGGGACAGCGTCAGCTCTGCGGAAGGGGACCCCAGCCTGGAGGGGCAG GAGGCCGATAACGTGGGCAGCCCACGGCACCGCCTGAGATCCCCGCTGCACGCCTCCCTGCAGGCCTCGCccctctccagctcctcccccttcctccgcgCCACCGAGTTCTCCTTCGACGCCTCCGTTGTCCGGCGGACGCTGGAGGAGGACGAGCAGCCTTCGTCCCCGCTGACCCGCTACCAGCCCCTGACCAACGCGTCCTCCCAGGAGGCCTTGGGATGCACCCCCACCAGCTCGCCCCCCAAGTCCTGCCACAGCTCGGACAGCTCGCCCATCTACACCCGGAGGGACCGCCGGGCGGAGCGGCACAGCGAAG atgaCGCCAGCCCGCCagagcctgccagccccaccatcGGGCTGGACAAGAAGACCCGCAGGAAGTTCCTGGATTTGGG GGTGACCCTGAGACGAGCTTCCTCCAGCAAAAgcaggaaagagaaggggagcagCCGCCTGTCCATGGGTAGCAG GGAGCTGGTGGAGGGCGCCAGCCGCTCCGTGTCCCCGTTCATACCCTTCTCCTGGTTCACGGACAGCGGGAAGGGCTCGGCCTCGTCCGGCAGCACCGTCTCCCCAACCCGCTCTCCCCGGAGCGAGGGCTTCAGCCCCAAGAAATCTGCCTCCCAG GACTCCACCCTGAGCGACGACTCCACCCCGCCCAGCACCAGCCCCCGGACGCTGGGCAGCGGCGCCAGCGAGACGAAATGCTCCTACCCCTACCACACCCTGTCGCAGTCCTCCGACGAG TTCCTGGACGAGCCCCTCAGCGCCGCcacgggctggagcagccagcaagtgggccagtggctggggagccTGAACCTGGAGCAGTACGTGGGCGAGTTCGCGGCCCGCGAGGTGgacggccagcagctgctgcacctggATGGAGCCAAGCtgaag GCGCTCGGCGTGAGCAGCTCCCAGGACCGGGCCCTGCTGAAGCGGCGGCTGAAGGAGCTGGGCGCGGCCGTGGAGAAGGAGCGCAAGGCCCAGGAGAAGCGGGAACGGCAGAAGAAGAAGGAGCAGGAGCGAAGGAGTTAG
- the SAMD14 gene encoding sterile alpha motif domain-containing protein 14 isoform X4, whose protein sequence is MPGVSSSRPAMSTSRRRDADEVFETQRLDSSLQKGRAQLSAKGRRQRPSRSRLRDSVSSAEGDPSLEGQEADNVGSPRHRLRSPLHASLQASPLSSSSPFLRATEFSFDASVVRRTLEEDEQPSSPLTRYQPLTNASSQEALGCTPTSSPPKSCHSSDSSPIYTRRDRRAERHSEDDASPPEPASPTIGLDKKTRRKFLDLGVTLRRASSSKSRKEKGSSRLSMGSRELVEGASRSVSPFIPFSWFTDSGKGSASSGSTVSPTRSPRSEGFSPKKSASQDSTLSDDSTPPSTSPRTLGSGASETKCSYPYHTLSQSSDEFLDEPLSAATGWSSQQVGQWLGSLNLEQYVGEFAAREVDGQQLLHLDGAKLKALGVSSSQDRALLKRRLKELGAAVEKERKAQEKRERQKKKEQERRS, encoded by the exons AGACCCAGAGGCTGGACAGCAGTTTGCAGAAGGGCCGTGCCCAGCTGTCGGCCAAGGGCAGGCGGCAGCGCCCCTCCCGGTCCCGCCTGAGGGACAGCGTCAGCTCTGCGGAAGGGGACCCCAGCCTGGAGGGGCAG GAGGCCGATAACGTGGGCAGCCCACGGCACCGCCTGAGATCCCCGCTGCACGCCTCCCTGCAGGCCTCGCccctctccagctcctcccccttcctccgcgCCACCGAGTTCTCCTTCGACGCCTCCGTTGTCCGGCGGACGCTGGAGGAGGACGAGCAGCCTTCGTCCCCGCTGACCCGCTACCAGCCCCTGACCAACGCGTCCTCCCAGGAGGCCTTGGGATGCACCCCCACCAGCTCGCCCCCCAAGTCCTGCCACAGCTCGGACAGCTCGCCCATCTACACCCGGAGGGACCGCCGGGCGGAGCGGCACAGCGAAG atgaCGCCAGCCCGCCagagcctgccagccccaccatcGGGCTGGACAAGAAGACCCGCAGGAAGTTCCTGGATTTGGG GGTGACCCTGAGACGAGCTTCCTCCAGCAAAAgcaggaaagagaaggggagcagCCGCCTGTCCATGGGTAGCAG GGAGCTGGTGGAGGGCGCCAGCCGCTCCGTGTCCCCGTTCATACCCTTCTCCTGGTTCACGGACAGCGGGAAGGGCTCGGCCTCGTCCGGCAGCACCGTCTCCCCAACCCGCTCTCCCCGGAGCGAGGGCTTCAGCCCCAAGAAATCTGCCTCCCAG GACTCCACCCTGAGCGACGACTCCACCCCGCCCAGCACCAGCCCCCGGACGCTGGGCAGCGGCGCCAGCGAGACGAAATGCTCCTACCCCTACCACACCCTGTCGCAGTCCTCCGACGAG TTCCTGGACGAGCCCCTCAGCGCCGCcacgggctggagcagccagcaagtgggccagtggctggggagccTGAACCTGGAGCAGTACGTGGGCGAGTTCGCGGCCCGCGAGGTGgacggccagcagctgctgcacctggATGGAGCCAAGCtgaag GCGCTCGGCGTGAGCAGCTCCCAGGACCGGGCCCTGCTGAAGCGGCGGCTGAAGGAGCTGGGCGCGGCCGTGGAGAAGGAGCGCAAGGCCCAGGAGAAGCGGGAACGGCAGAAGAAGAAGGAGCAGGAGCGAAGGAGTTAG
- the SAMD14 gene encoding sterile alpha motif domain-containing protein 14 isoform X3, with translation MPTRFSEIQLGSPGPAGARTEAGHFALPRETQRLDSSLQKGRAQLSAKGRRQRPSRSRLRDSVSSAEGDPSLEGQEADNVGSPRHRLRSPLHASLQASPLSSSSPFLRATEFSFDASVVRRTLEEDEQPSSPLTRYQPLTNASSQEALGCTPTSSPPKSCHSSDSSPIYTRRDRRAERHSEDDASPPEPASPTIGLDKKTRRKFLDLGVTLRRASSSKSRKEKGSSRLSMGSRELVEGASRSVSPFIPFSWFTDSGKGSASSGSTVSPTRSPRSEGFSPKKSASQDSTLSDDSTPPSTSPRTLGSGASETKCSYPYHTLSQSSDEFLDEPLSAATGWSSQQVGQWLGSLNLEQYVGEFAAREVDGQQLLHLDGAKLKALGVSSSQDRALLKRRLKELGAAVEKERKAQEKRERQKKKEQERRS, from the exons AGACCCAGAGGCTGGACAGCAGTTTGCAGAAGGGCCGTGCCCAGCTGTCGGCCAAGGGCAGGCGGCAGCGCCCCTCCCGGTCCCGCCTGAGGGACAGCGTCAGCTCTGCGGAAGGGGACCCCAGCCTGGAGGGGCAG GAGGCCGATAACGTGGGCAGCCCACGGCACCGCCTGAGATCCCCGCTGCACGCCTCCCTGCAGGCCTCGCccctctccagctcctcccccttcctccgcgCCACCGAGTTCTCCTTCGACGCCTCCGTTGTCCGGCGGACGCTGGAGGAGGACGAGCAGCCTTCGTCCCCGCTGACCCGCTACCAGCCCCTGACCAACGCGTCCTCCCAGGAGGCCTTGGGATGCACCCCCACCAGCTCGCCCCCCAAGTCCTGCCACAGCTCGGACAGCTCGCCCATCTACACCCGGAGGGACCGCCGGGCGGAGCGGCACAGCGAAG atgaCGCCAGCCCGCCagagcctgccagccccaccatcGGGCTGGACAAGAAGACCCGCAGGAAGTTCCTGGATTTGGG GGTGACCCTGAGACGAGCTTCCTCCAGCAAAAgcaggaaagagaaggggagcagCCGCCTGTCCATGGGTAGCAG GGAGCTGGTGGAGGGCGCCAGCCGCTCCGTGTCCCCGTTCATACCCTTCTCCTGGTTCACGGACAGCGGGAAGGGCTCGGCCTCGTCCGGCAGCACCGTCTCCCCAACCCGCTCTCCCCGGAGCGAGGGCTTCAGCCCCAAGAAATCTGCCTCCCAG GACTCCACCCTGAGCGACGACTCCACCCCGCCCAGCACCAGCCCCCGGACGCTGGGCAGCGGCGCCAGCGAGACGAAATGCTCCTACCCCTACCACACCCTGTCGCAGTCCTCCGACGAG TTCCTGGACGAGCCCCTCAGCGCCGCcacgggctggagcagccagcaagtgggccagtggctggggagccTGAACCTGGAGCAGTACGTGGGCGAGTTCGCGGCCCGCGAGGTGgacggccagcagctgctgcacctggATGGAGCCAAGCtgaag GCGCTCGGCGTGAGCAGCTCCCAGGACCGGGCCCTGCTGAAGCGGCGGCTGAAGGAGCTGGGCGCGGCCGTGGAGAAGGAGCGCAAGGCCCAGGAGAAGCGGGAACGGCAGAAGAAGAAGGAGCAGGAGCGAAGGAGTTAG